The Candidatus Desulfarcum epimagneticum genome contains a region encoding:
- a CDS encoding putative Histidine kinase (Evidence 3 : Putative function from multiple computational evidences; Product type e : enzyme): MKKIKILLIDDTEAHVKLIEKYLVEEDAIIISPSFSNNLSEIKKEIKKEKPTDMFVDYFYPDNRTLEDILEDIETDLISDTRIWIISGYDISVREMIELRQEWPNIQNQWIAKPFDKDEILSLLAQIQLKQIERKNLWNDLKKIKNLDSIPLPIRFYQTKTKKTNVNKAWPMASNRPDIPDLKDIQADIPHEDTYWHHTAEPESKGGGMYNIQSFIIPELPERIWQTATKTDVPEHSLEDMVKLVFATMKDAGFPRGRFYRIIDVPDSNVQKDTPSGQVEIVLRTGDGYPDKKIPSRHPISGFWQRRIKNAEDNVCEEKFNYHILSRADDSIKQTKDFQFWDEFNAIFDSVENSLEVPIFQKIHAKYKCVGSFCFDRLHKKTKKTDTIIQKKDITLIENTLKKIIFDVRKRITDNKKLQRQELYEKLNEIDDRIKQQKNLNTALKIILEESLKITYAESGIIAFRPGNANHLKVIEQNLLPEQYVLEGVALSLTSDLLTVESWRLQKPIFHPNFKETKPEYRTIDDIFKNDGEKKNNFKKAIKKIGSCVALPILLDNKIIGSITLHHSVPYFFNSQKVHAIKILLKRVKWFLKIKMIENDQENREGCLVHEIRSHIRELKTTFNSLDFNKDKYKRNVKFNIQSLLDLTDRYSILKSGFRDEKSNTIDLPPLLYDTTQLYDYRMSFKELKIKKQNWDQKNTLKGDAVSIALVLRTILSNAIKFSPRKGKISISVEKQKMLRITISNTGSISKESKQLAFTPDVYLMDDKKDGLHIGLASAKRIVESYGGEISIDNDQKNENVIVSFTWPIAEEG; this comes from the coding sequence ATGAAAAAAATAAAAATTTTGTTAATTGATGATACTGAAGCCCATGTAAAACTTATCGAAAAATACTTGGTAGAAGAAGACGCTATAATTATTTCTCCTTCATTTTCAAATAATCTAAGTGAGATAAAAAAAGAGATAAAAAAAGAGAAACCAACTGATATGTTCGTTGATTATTTTTATCCTGACAATCGCACTTTGGAAGACATTCTGGAGGATATAGAAACAGACCTTATTTCAGATACAAGAATATGGATTATTAGTGGATATGATATTTCTGTCCGGGAAATGATAGAGCTACGGCAAGAATGGCCAAACATCCAGAATCAATGGATAGCGAAACCTTTTGATAAAGATGAAATTCTTTCTCTTTTAGCTCAGATACAATTAAAACAAATAGAGAGAAAAAATTTGTGGAATGATCTAAAAAAAATCAAAAATTTAGATTCTATTCCTTTGCCAATAAGGTTCTATCAAACAAAGACAAAAAAGACTAATGTTAATAAAGCTTGGCCTATGGCATCTAACCGTCCGGATATTCCTGACCTTAAAGATATTCAGGCCGACATCCCTCATGAAGATACATATTGGCATCACACTGCCGAGCCCGAATCTAAGGGAGGAGGAATGTATAATATCCAGTCGTTTATCATTCCTGAACTGCCTGAAAGAATATGGCAAACCGCAACAAAAACAGATGTGCCTGAACATTCTTTAGAGGATATGGTAAAACTTGTCTTTGCAACAATGAAAGACGCAGGATTCCCAAGGGGAAGATTCTATCGTATCATTGATGTTCCAGATAGCAACGTTCAAAAAGATACACCATCTGGGCAAGTTGAAATAGTATTGCGAACCGGCGATGGTTATCCTGATAAAAAAATTCCTAGCAGGCATCCTATTTCTGGTTTCTGGCAAAGAAGAATAAAAAATGCTGAGGATAATGTTTGTGAAGAAAAATTTAATTATCATATTTTAAGTCGTGCTGATGACAGCATAAAACAAACAAAAGATTTTCAATTCTGGGATGAATTTAACGCCATTTTCGACTCTGTGGAAAATTCTTTAGAAGTTCCTATTTTTCAAAAAATTCACGCCAAGTATAAATGTGTTGGTAGTTTCTGTTTCGACAGACTCCACAAGAAGACGAAAAAAACGGATACTATAATTCAAAAAAAAGATATCACGTTAATCGAAAATACTCTTAAAAAAATAATTTTTGATGTCCGAAAACGGATTACAGACAACAAAAAATTACAGCGACAGGAACTCTACGAAAAATTGAATGAGATTGATGATAGGATAAAACAGCAAAAAAACCTAAATACAGCTTTAAAAATTATTTTAGAAGAGTCATTAAAAATCACTTACGCTGAGAGTGGAATAATAGCTTTTAGACCAGGGAATGCCAATCATTTAAAAGTAATAGAACAAAACTTATTACCGGAACAATATGTTTTAGAAGGGGTTGCTCTAAGTTTGACCTCAGACCTTCTCACAGTAGAGTCATGGAGACTTCAAAAACCAATTTTTCACCCAAATTTTAAAGAAACTAAACCTGAATATCGAACAATAGACGACATATTCAAAAATGATGGTGAAAAAAAAAATAATTTTAAAAAAGCCATTAAAAAAATAGGGTCATGTGTCGCATTGCCAATATTACTTGACAACAAAATTATTGGTTCTATTACTTTACATCACAGCGTCCCATACTTTTTTAATAGCCAAAAAGTACACGCTATAAAAATTCTATTGAAGCGTGTCAAATGGTTTTTAAAAATAAAAATGATAGAAAACGACCAAGAGAATCGAGAAGGTTGTCTTGTACATGAAATCAGGTCACATATACGTGAACTAAAAACTACTTTTAATTCTTTGGACTTTAATAAAGATAAATATAAACGTAACGTTAAATTTAACATTCAATCTCTTTTAGATTTAACCGATAGGTATTCTATTTTAAAATCGGGGTTTAGAGATGAAAAATCAAACACAATTGACTTACCCCCTTTGTTATATGACACTACGCAACTTTATGATTATAGAATGAGTTTTAAAGAGTTAAAGATAAAGAAACAAAATTGGGACCAGAAAAACACATTAAAAGGAGATGCGGTTAGCATAGCCCTTGTTTTACGAACCATTTTAAGCAATGCCATAAAATTTTCCCCACGGAAAGGGAAAATTTCTATTTCAGTAGAAAAACAGAAAATGCTTAGAATTACAATATCAAACACCGGAAGTATATCAAAAGAATCTAAACAATTAGCCTTCACCCCAGATGTATACCTAATGGATGATAAAAAAGATGGCTTGCATATTGGTTTAGCTTCGGCAAAAAGGATTGTAGAGTCTTATGGGGGAGAAATCTCAATTGACAATGATCAAAAAAACGAAAATGTGATTGTATCATTCACATGGCCAATAGCAGAGGAGGGCTAA
- a CDS encoding putative Histidine kinase (Evidence 3 : Putative function from multiple computational evidences; Product type e : enzyme), with the protein MKTETVSEKDNFFEDVEMRYHNATLLEKDKGVYFRIDQCDYADTAKIIDPEINTNNLRIGKTYPIFLLRPSDNKKNWFASLEWADKEKNPWENQSHSLVDLVEGTVVRYVREIGAVVRLKDGIEAFLHINEVQGLANAKSNNIRNILYIGDKIYAEIIKFSIEYLDCELSIKKMYKRKKESDRRYKHSELFTRDDSNVLEKKFIPYSKNTQIVIIDDNIEFAKTLKTWLSHQNVHCRISTEIEEIEKFIKRTNESHVILDYDLEDNNLEEKITQILCKYKPHVLLCSSHREAKKKIKEYPNWFYTPKPFSNKTLDNFLRNRFEKLKNIEKIKHRHITNRRRAEGMWEAAFPEIADLIERVDAFIKDICQGIDALAGIWIKSEREGVFSIRAQYGIDTKKPEFKKLEAGLVHTIVLDTMEESTAIKKPIDKAGPLLREIAPEHARSIFTFPINTTETKQVDRILLFFCKENFHFQQAIKSLHNNLLSIQLFIENFTLLEHIEELRAFAPLGLASASLSHELANRVAPIQNILNDFVTLTSEGGTFEKLEKALKYDNLCKQLPTLQKAVDKMAGMIRTNLLIVRKKKENKYSLQEIIEQIATIMSYATFSKKKKRADKIPIHLELPKKDIWSSLPRINVEQPLVNLIDNAIFKIKEQGWGRIIIRLKIGKDPQTPIHIEVEDNGYGVNADEMTLLFKPRKTSRSTQGNGLGLFISKKMIELIGGKLETPATHRWQNTIFTLKLPKYFGDDLL; encoded by the coding sequence ATGAAAACCGAAACTGTTTCAGAAAAAGATAATTTTTTTGAAGATGTCGAGATGCGTTATCATAACGCAACGCTATTGGAAAAAGATAAAGGAGTCTATTTCCGTATAGATCAGTGTGATTATGCTGATACAGCAAAAATTATTGACCCTGAAATTAATACTAATAACCTGCGCATAGGAAAAACATATCCAATCTTTTTGCTAAGACCCTCTGACAACAAAAAGAATTGGTTTGCCAGCCTTGAATGGGCTGACAAAGAAAAAAATCCCTGGGAAAATCAATCCCATAGCCTCGTTGATTTAGTGGAAGGCACAGTCGTACGCTATGTTCGTGAGATAGGTGCGGTAGTGCGATTAAAAGACGGAATAGAAGCATTTTTACATATCAATGAAGTTCAGGGATTGGCAAATGCAAAATCAAATAATATCCGAAATATTCTATATATAGGGGATAAAATTTATGCTGAGATTATAAAATTTTCTATTGAGTACTTGGATTGTGAACTGTCCATCAAAAAGATGTATAAAAGGAAAAAAGAATCGGATAGACGCTATAAACATTCTGAACTTTTCACAAGAGATGATAGCAATGTTTTAGAAAAAAAATTTATTCCATATTCTAAAAACACACAAATAGTAATTATTGATGATAACATAGAATTTGCCAAAACATTAAAAACTTGGCTTTCACACCAGAATGTCCATTGCAGAATCAGCACGGAGATTGAGGAAATAGAAAAATTCATTAAGAGAACCAATGAATCTCATGTTATATTAGACTATGATTTAGAGGATAATAATTTAGAAGAAAAAATTACGCAAATTTTATGTAAATATAAGCCGCATGTCCTTTTATGTTCATCTCATCGTGAGGCTAAAAAAAAAATAAAAGAATATCCTAACTGGTTTTATACTCCAAAACCTTTCTCAAACAAAACATTAGATAATTTTTTAAGAAATCGCTTTGAAAAATTAAAAAATATAGAAAAAATAAAGCACAGGCACATAACGAATCGAAGAAGGGCTGAAGGAATGTGGGAAGCAGCATTTCCTGAAATCGCGGATTTAATAGAAAGAGTAGATGCCTTTATCAAAGATATTTGCCAAGGGATAGATGCTTTAGCAGGAATATGGATTAAATCAGAAAGAGAAGGGGTTTTCAGTATTCGAGCACAATATGGAATAGATACCAAAAAGCCGGAATTTAAAAAACTCGAAGCCGGACTTGTCCATACTATTGTTTTAGATACTATGGAAGAAAGTACCGCTATCAAAAAACCCATTGACAAAGCTGGGCCGTTGTTGAGAGAAATAGCCCCAGAACACGCCCGCTCAATATTTACCTTTCCGATAAATACAACAGAAACTAAACAAGTGGACCGAATATTATTGTTTTTCTGCAAAGAAAATTTTCACTTTCAACAAGCCATAAAATCTTTGCATAACAATCTTTTGTCTATACAACTTTTTATTGAAAATTTTACCCTTCTTGAGCATATAGAAGAATTAAGGGCTTTTGCTCCGTTAGGACTTGCCTCTGCAAGTTTAAGCCATGAGCTTGCAAACAGAGTCGCCCCTATTCAAAATATTTTAAATGATTTTGTTACATTAACGTCTGAAGGCGGTACTTTTGAAAAGCTGGAAAAGGCCCTTAAGTATGATAACCTTTGTAAACAACTTCCCACTCTGCAAAAGGCGGTTGACAAAATGGCAGGTATGATTCGCACTAATTTATTGATTGTGCGTAAAAAAAAGGAAAACAAATATTCTTTACAGGAAATAATTGAGCAGATAGCAACGATAATGAGTTACGCCACTTTTTCTAAAAAAAAAAAGCGGGCAGATAAAATACCAATCCATTTGGAATTGCCCAAAAAAGATATCTGGTCATCGCTTCCCCGTATCAATGTTGAGCAACCATTAGTTAACCTGATTGATAATGCGATTTTTAAAATAAAAGAACAGGGATGGGGCCGAATTATTATTCGTCTTAAAATCGGAAAAGATCCTCAAACTCCAATCCATATTGAAGTGGAAGATAATGGCTATGGTGTAAATGCAGACGAGATGACCCTTCTGTTTAAACCGAGGAAAACATCACGAAGCACACAAGGCAATGGTTTGGGACTTTTTATTTCAAAAAAAATGATAGAATTAATAGGCGGAAAATTAGAAACTCCTGCCACTCATCGATGGCAAAATACTATTTTTACATTAAAACTCCCTAAATATTTTGGAGATGACTTGTTATGA
- a CDS encoding conserved hypothetical protein (Evidence 4 : Unknown function but conserved in other organisms) yields the protein METAYRIFEYLPLKHKNPSDSDYFAFLTHSVEQNYEAGNYHFAVVALHMIYMGIVYHYIYGIFRADKKRFEYVMIGFHEKLEVKEVDNISWHSFSNVNESTIFQFYRSVGIPKEQIGNLKAPVKNRNEILHANGIYLTSEDDFEKSSQKYLQNLKKIQKFCAGEYRALFFQFLNEIKIDIENEDEATLYLQDDFIQEFGINLKTVRFLSKIKESEYPIDKKPFYVAINEMTETENE from the coding sequence ATGGAAACCGCTTACCGAATTTTTGAATATCTGCCGCTTAAACACAAGAATCCGTCCGACTCGGATTATTTTGCCTTCTTGACGCACTCTGTAGAACAAAATTATGAGGCGGGTAATTATCACTTTGCAGTTGTCGCCCTGCATATGATTTATATGGGCATTGTCTATCATTATATTTACGGAATATTCCGGGCGGACAAAAAACGATTCGAATATGTCATGATTGGATTCCATGAAAAATTAGAGGTCAAAGAGGTTGATAACATTTCCTGGCATTCTTTTTCCAATGTGAATGAATCCACTATTTTTCAATTTTACAGGTCAGTCGGCATACCGAAAGAGCAAATCGGGAACCTGAAAGCGCCGGTCAAAAATAGAAATGAAATTTTACATGCCAATGGCATATATCTTACAAGTGAAGATGATTTTGAAAAAAGCTCTCAAAAATATTTGCAGAATCTGAAAAAAATCCAAAAGTTTTGCGCTGGTGAATACAGGGCGCTGTTCTTCCAATTTTTAAACGAAATAAAAATAGATATTGAGAATGAGGACGAAGCGACTCTATATTTACAAGACGATTTCATTCAGGAGTTTGGGATCAATTTAAAAACTGTCCGTTTTCTGTCAAAAATCAAAGAATCTGAATACCCTATAGATAAAAAACCATTTTACGTGGCTATCAACGAGATGACAGAAACAGAGAATGAATAG
- a CDS encoding putative Response regulator receiver protein (Evidence 3 : Putative function from multiple computational evidences), with translation MKHEKYILFVDDRPESLDIFMDILKDKGHKTEWVETLDQAVTFIKKNKSKISGIIIDLFIKGFSKIDFYQEQYKVTINQGQSLGLHLREKWSDIPYFYFSDYPAAYSRPKSLPEEKEEIIIPKFQDMGDTFEEIRDNFYKICKKYLRFNND, from the coding sequence ATGAAACACGAAAAATATATTTTGTTTGTTGACGACAGGCCTGAAAGTTTGGACATCTTTATGGATATATTAAAGGATAAGGGACATAAAACTGAATGGGTGGAAACTTTAGATCAAGCTGTTACATTTATAAAAAAAAATAAAAGTAAAATTTCTGGAATCATAATTGATTTATTCATAAAAGGATTTTCTAAAATTGATTTTTACCAAGAACAATATAAAGTGACGATTAATCAGGGGCAAAGCCTTGGTCTTCATTTAAGAGAGAAGTGGAGTGATATACCCTATTTTTACTTCTCTGACTATCCTGCTGCTTATTCACGCCCAAAATCTTTACCAGAGGAGAAAGAAGAAATAATAATACCCAAATTTCAGGATATGGGCGATACTTTTGAAGAGATTAGAGATAATTTTTATAAAATCTGCAAAAAATATTTGAGGTTTAATAATGATTGA
- a CDS encoding conserved hypothetical protein (Evidence 4 : Unknown function but conserved in other organisms): MLDRETKQRINSARQILVGKVPDPKAQVEQITNALIYKFMDDMDRENEELGGAAQFLIGDLKEFSWSRLTSRELSGLERWNLYTRALSSFARSNQIPELFRAIFKDAYLPYRDPETLNLFLKEINGFSYSNSENLGNAFEYLLSILGSQGDAGQFRTPRHIIDFIVETINPQKTDRILDPACGTAGFLISSYKHIRRENSSDYKPDAYTPTFAEAESPDISTVEIQKNGQYKGDQLNPDDRKRLANHIVGYDISPDMVRLSLVNLYLHGFSTPQIYEYDTLTYEERWGEDFDIILANPPFMTPKGGIRPHKRFQVSANRSEVLFVDYIAEHLAINGKAGIIVPEGIVFQSSNAYKALRKMLVDENYLYAVASLPPGVFQPYSGVKTSILFLDKSLAKQNDEILFVKVENDGFDLGAQRRRIDKNDLPRAFEILKAWQKGEKTESKIALWVEKKKISENGDYNLTGDRYREVMDYSRVRWPLVGLGNERYFSVKSGGTPSSKNSEYWGGDINWATLADLPANNVITNISKTQRTITELGLKKSSAKLLPPKTVLVSSRATIGRIGIAKVPLATNQGFKNIVIKNFHKADENYVAMILTKLVPRMDLMASGGTYKEISKTSFSNLEIPLPPVEIQKEIVTELDSYQKVIDGARQVAETWRPRIKIDPDWPLVRLEDVVEVISGQSPQGKYYNEKGQGIPFYQGKTEFTEKIIGSPKKWTTQTTKIAFPNDILMSVRAPVGPVNFTMRKICIGRGLAAIRCDTNKIVPDYLFFVLKEKESEIQGNKGATFASINRKDIQQIQIPIPSLKIQKKIVPEIEKEQKMVESCKKLIGIHEQKIKDKIAEVWGEG; encoded by the coding sequence ATGTTAGACAGGGAAACGAAGCAAAGAATCAATTCCGCCCGCCAGATTCTGGTGGGAAAAGTGCCCGATCCCAAGGCGCAGGTGGAACAGATCACCAATGCCCTGATTTACAAATTCATGGATGACATGGACAGGGAAAATGAAGAGCTTGGCGGCGCGGCGCAATTTCTCATCGGGGATTTAAAAGAATTTTCATGGAGCCGTCTGACGAGCCGGGAACTTTCCGGATTAGAGAGATGGAATCTGTACACCCGCGCCCTTTCATCTTTTGCCAGGTCAAATCAGATACCGGAGCTTTTTCGCGCTATTTTCAAAGACGCGTATTTGCCTTACCGGGATCCGGAAACGCTGAATCTTTTTCTCAAAGAGATAAACGGCTTCAGCTACAGCAACAGCGAAAACCTCGGAAACGCCTTTGAGTACCTGCTTTCCATTTTAGGCTCCCAGGGCGACGCCGGGCAGTTCCGCACTCCCCGCCATATCATCGATTTTATTGTGGAGACAATAAATCCTCAAAAGACGGACCGGATTCTTGACCCGGCCTGCGGAACCGCCGGTTTTCTGATCTCCTCATACAAACATATCCGGCGCGAAAACTCTTCCGATTATAAACCGGACGCATACACGCCCACTTTTGCGGAAGCGGAAAGCCCCGATATATCCACTGTGGAAATACAGAAAAACGGCCAATATAAAGGCGACCAACTCAATCCCGACGACCGCAAACGTCTGGCGAACCATATTGTGGGCTATGACATTTCCCCGGATATGGTGCGGCTTTCCCTGGTCAATCTCTATCTGCACGGTTTTTCGACGCCCCAAATTTATGAATACGACACCCTGACCTATGAAGAACGGTGGGGAGAGGATTTTGACATTATCCTGGCCAATCCCCCTTTCATGACCCCCAAGGGCGGCATCCGTCCCCATAAACGGTTTCAGGTGTCGGCAAACCGGTCGGAAGTTTTGTTTGTGGACTACATCGCCGAACATCTCGCCATTAACGGGAAAGCCGGAATCATTGTGCCGGAAGGAATTGTCTTTCAATCCTCCAACGCTTATAAAGCCCTTCGGAAAATGCTGGTGGATGAAAACTATCTTTACGCGGTGGCGTCCCTTCCCCCCGGGGTGTTTCAACCGTACAGCGGGGTAAAAACGTCCATTCTGTTTCTGGATAAATCGCTGGCCAAACAAAACGATGAAATTCTGTTTGTCAAAGTGGAAAATGACGGTTTCGATCTTGGGGCTCAGAGACGGCGGATTGATAAAAATGACCTGCCCCGGGCTTTTGAGATTTTGAAAGCGTGGCAAAAGGGCGAAAAGACGGAATCGAAAATCGCGTTGTGGGTGGAAAAAAAGAAAATCTCTGAAAATGGGGACTATAATTTGACCGGGGACAGGTACCGGGAGGTTATGGATTATAGCCGGGTTCGGTGGCCTTTGGTTGGGTTGGGGAATGAAAGATACTTTTCGGTGAAATCCGGGGGAACACCATCTTCGAAAAACTCTGAATATTGGGGTGGAGACATAAACTGGGCTACTCTTGCGGATCTTCCAGCTAACAATGTCATAACCAATATCTCCAAAACCCAACGAACTATTACAGAACTTGGTTTAAAAAAATCATCTGCAAAACTTCTTCCCCCAAAAACTGTATTAGTGTCATCCAGAGCGACCATCGGCAGAATCGGAATTGCCAAAGTCCCTCTTGCAACGAACCAAGGCTTTAAGAATATTGTGATAAAAAATTTTCACAAAGCAGATGAAAACTATGTTGCGATGATACTGACAAAACTGGTTCCACGAATGGACCTTATGGCTTCAGGTGGAACATATAAAGAAATATCTAAAACTTCATTTTCAAATCTTGAAATCCCCCTCCCACCCGTTGAAATTCAGAAAGAAATAGTCACCGAACTGGACAGCTATCAAAAAGTGATAGATGGCGCGCGACAAGTCGCCGAAACCTGGAGACCCCGCATTAAAATTGATCCTGACTGGCCTTTGGTTAGGTTGGAGGATGTGGTGGAAGTAATTTCCGGACAATCTCCTCAAGGAAAATATTACAATGAAAAAGGCCAAGGCATACCTTTTTATCAAGGTAAAACCGAATTTACAGAAAAAATTATCGGCTCACCAAAAAAATGGACGACTCAAACAACTAAAATTGCCTTTCCAAATGATATTTTAATGTCAGTCAGAGCTCCTGTTGGGCCTGTAAATTTCACCATGCGCAAAATTTGTATTGGTCGAGGATTGGCAGCCATTCGTTGTGATACAAACAAAATTGTTCCGGACTATCTTTTTTTTGTTCTCAAAGAAAAAGAATCAGAAATACAAGGCAACAAAGGAGCAACCTTTGCCTCTATAAACAGAAAAGATATTCAGCAAATCCAAATCCCCATCCCATCCCTTAAAATTCAGAAAAAAATCGTTCCCGAAATCGAAAAAGAACAAAAAATGGTGGAGAGCTGCAAAAAACTGATCGGCATTCACGAACAAAAAATAAAAGACAAAATAGCTGAAGTCTGGGGTGAGGGATAG